The genome window TTTCTTACTACAAGGATTATCTTGTTGCTATTATTTACACCGCGCAATTTAATACTTTTCATATGGACAATGATCTAAAAACCCCCGCTTTAGTATATCTGAGTGAATATGAAAATAATGTTGGTGATTTTGTTACTTTTGACTATATCAATGATAATTTTGATTATACAAACACTTACATCAAATTCTAATGAGCTAGATACTAAATGAGCAAAAGAAATAGAGAGCTTGATCAAGCTCTTGCAAGTCTTAACGAGATCAGAAAAAAGTATTTTAACTTGCTTGATGAGATAAAAAACAATAAGTACTACTTTCCAGTAATAATGAATATTTGCTCATACGAAAATGTTAAGAAATTGCCTTATGATGAGCTTATTGAAGTCAACCAAATTTCCGATTTTAAATTAGAAAAAGAATTGTATGAATTAATTCTAAGTAAATTAGGGCTTAATGAGCGACAAATTCACCATTAAATTTAAAGGTATTCTTGATCATGCAGCAACAAAAAAGTCTATCGAACAAGATATTACTAAAATGGAGAAATATCTTAAGCCTAGAAAATCTAGTTTGGATAGTACTAAAGATATTGTAAAAAATAATTTGGCAGATAAGAAAAAATAATTAAGCAGAC of Borreliella valaisiana VS116 contains these proteins:
- a CDS encoding DUF1322 family protein, with the protein product MSKRNRELDQALASLNEIRKKYFNLLDEIKNNKYYFPVIMNICSYENVKKLPYDELIEVNQISDFKLEKELYELILSKLGLNERQIHH